In Atribacterota bacterium, the following are encoded in one genomic region:
- a CDS encoding Gfo/Idh/MocA family oxidoreductase, producing the protein MRVGVVGVGYLGQHHARIYSELPEVELVGVVDINKERAREIADRYHTVPFFDYRELFGKVDAVSIVVPTVLHRAIAGHFIEEGVNILIEKPVTTNLEEARELMEMANRKRVILQVGHIERFNSAVIELSKIVDRPIFIDCCRMGPYVNRNVDVGVVLDLMIHDIDIVTSIIKSEVVKVHAFGYSVFSRQEDIANTQLVFANGCIANLTASRITRKKIRRMEITQIDSFISIDYLEQELAVYKKTSSLAPQVLMEKPIIQKGEPLRLELEHFVRCVRNGEKPLVGLEEGKNALEIALMILEEMKKGQGERLEERV; encoded by the coding sequence GTGCGAGTTGGCGTGGTTGGGGTTGGGTATCTAGGGCAACACCACGCTCGGATTTATTCTGAGCTCCCTGAAGTGGAACTGGTAGGAGTTGTGGACATCAACAAAGAGCGGGCCAGAGAAATTGCTGACCGGTATCACACCGTCCCATTTTTCGATTACCGGGAACTCTTTGGGAAGGTGGATGCGGTAAGTATTGTCGTGCCTACGGTCTTACATCGAGCAATTGCCGGCCATTTTATTGAAGAGGGGGTCAATATCCTCATCGAAAAACCTGTTACCACCAACCTGGAAGAAGCCAGAGAGCTCATGGAGATGGCGAACCGCAAAAGGGTCATTTTGCAGGTTGGCCATATTGAGCGTTTTAATTCTGCAGTGATTGAACTCTCTAAGATTGTGGATCGACCAATTTTTATTGACTGTTGCCGTATGGGTCCTTACGTGAATCGGAATGTCGATGTTGGGGTGGTTCTGGACCTTATGATTCATGATATTGATATTGTGACGAGTATCATCAAAAGTGAAGTGGTCAAAGTACATGCTTTTGGGTACTCGGTGTTTTCGAGACAAGAGGATATTGCCAACACGCAGCTTGTTTTTGCCAATGGTTGTATTGCCAATCTTACGGCCAGTCGAATTACTCGCAAAAAGATTCGGCGGATGGAGATCACCCAGATTGATTCGTTTATTTCCATTGACTACTTGGAACAGGAACTGGCGGTATATAAGAAGACTTCTTCACTCGCTCCCCAGGTATTGATGGAGAAACCCATCATTCAAAAAGGAGAGCCGCTACGCCTGGAACTGGAACACTTTGTGCGGTGTGTGCGCAACGGTGAAAAACCGTTGGTTGGCTTGGAGGAGGGGAAAAATGCGCTAGAGATTGCTTTGATGATTCTCGAGGAAATGAAAAAGGGACAGGGTGAACGCCTTGAAGAGAGAGTATGA
- a CDS encoding FAD-dependent oxidoreductase — translation MKREYDVVIIGAGPAGIFAALELLESVDLRILIVDRGKNIEKRRCPARENSRLCQKCSPCALLCGWGGAGAFSDGKLTLSPEVGGQLGKYLERTDFGSLLDYVDSIYVRFGGETPVYGEDLEKVEELRKKAEMAELTLISSRIRHLGTDRCRKILQNIFNHLQDRVEIVTLTEEEEILI, via the coding sequence TTGAAGAGAGAGTATGATGTGGTCATTATTGGGGCAGGGCCAGCAGGGATTTTTGCTGCCCTGGAGCTTTTGGAAAGCGTAGATTTGCGGATTTTGATTGTCGATCGGGGGAAAAATATTGAGAAGCGACGTTGCCCAGCCAGGGAAAATAGTCGTCTTTGTCAGAAATGTTCTCCCTGCGCGCTCCTCTGTGGATGGGGAGGAGCAGGTGCATTCAGTGACGGAAAGTTAACCCTCTCTCCGGAAGTAGGTGGACAGCTCGGGAAGTACCTCGAGAGAACTGACTTCGGCTCGCTTCTTGATTATGTGGATTCTATCTATGTGCGTTTTGGAGGCGAAACCCCGGTTTACGGAGAAGATCTGGAGAAGGTTGAAGAACTGAGAAAAAAAGCAGAGATGGCCGAATTAACTCTGATTTCCTCCAGGATTCGTCATCTGGGAACGGATCGCTGTCGAAAAATACTCCAAAACATCTTTAACCATCTTCAGGACCGAGTTGAAATTGTGACCTTGACTGAAGAGGAAGAAATCCTGATTG